The following are from one region of the Escherichia sp. E4742 genome:
- a CDS encoding DUF1328 domain-containing protein, with protein sequence MFRWGIIFLVIALIAAALGFGGLAGTAAGAAKIVFVVGIILFLVSLFMGRKRP encoded by the coding sequence ATGTTTCGTTGGGGCATCATATTTCTGGTTATCGCGTTAATCGCCGCCGCACTTGGGTTTGGTGGTCTGGCCGGTACCGCTGCAGGCGCAGCTAAAATTGTCTTTGTCGTCGGGATTATTCTGTTCCTGGTGAGTTTGTTTATGGGCCGAAAACGACCCTAG
- a CDS encoding YjjI family glycine radical enzyme, whose product MPTSHEIALQQRCQQIVTSPVLSPEQKRHFLALEAENNLPYPALPAEARRALDEGVICDMFEGHAPYKPRYVLPDYARFLANGSEWLELEGAKDLDDALSLLTILYHHVPSVTSMPVYLGQLDALLQPYVRILTQDEIDIRIKRFWRYLDRTLPDAFMHANIGPSDSPITRAILRADVELKQVSPNLTFIYDPEITPDDLLLEVAKNICECSKPHIANGPVHDKIFTKGGYGIVSCYNSLPLAGGGSTLVRLNLKAIAERSESLEDFFTRTLPHYCQQQIAIIDARCEFLYQQSHFFENSFLVKEGLIDPERFVPMFGMYGLAEAVNLLCEKEGIAARYGKEAAANEVGYRISAQLAEFVANTPVKYGWQKRAMLHAQSGISSDIGTTPGARLPYGDEPDPITHLQTVAPHHAYYYSGISDILTLDETIKRNPQALVQLCLGAFKAGMREFTANVSGNDLVRVTGYMVRLSDLEKYRAEGSRTNTTWLGEEAARNTRILERQPRVISHEQQMRFSQ is encoded by the coding sequence ATGCCCACTTCTCATGAAATTGCACTGCAACAACGTTGCCAGCAAATTGTCACCAGTCCGGTACTTAGCCCCGAGCAGAAGCGTCATTTTCTGGCGCTGGAAGCAGAAAACAATCTGCCTTACCCGGCGCTGCCTGCCGAAGCCCGCCGCGCGCTGGATGAAGGCGTAATCTGCGATATGTTTGAAGGTCATGCTCCGTACAAACCGCGCTATGTCTTACCCGATTACGCCCGTTTTCTGGCGAACGGTTCTGAATGGCTGGAGCTGGAAGGCGCGAAAGATCTTGATGATGCGCTCTCCCTGCTGACCATTCTTTATCACCATGTCCCGTCAGTCACATCGATGCCGGTATACCTGGGGCAACTGGATGCGTTGTTGCAACCGTATGTTAGAATTCTAACACAAGACGAAATCGATATTCGAATAAAACGTTTCTGGCGTTATCTCGACAGAACCCTGCCAGACGCTTTTATGCATGCCAATATCGGCCCATCTGATTCCCCCATCACCCGTGCAATTTTGCGTGCAGATGTAGAGCTGAAGCAGGTTTCACCGAACCTGACCTTTATCTACGATCCTGAAATCACCCCTGATGACCTGCTGCTGGAAGTGGCGAAGAATATCTGTGAATGTAGCAAACCGCACATCGCCAACGGTCCGGTGCATGATAAAATTTTCACAAAAGGGGGCTACGGGATTGTGAGCTGCTACAACTCACTGCCGCTGGCGGGTGGTGGCAGCACGCTGGTGCGCCTTAACCTGAAAGCCATTGCCGAGCGCAGTGAATCGCTGGAAGACTTCTTTACGCGCACTCTACCGCACTACTGCCAGCAGCAGATCGCCATCATCGATGCGCGGTGTGAATTCCTCTATCAACAATCACACTTCTTTGAGAATAGCTTCCTGGTAAAAGAAGGGTTGATTGATCCTGAACGTTTTGTGCCGATGTTTGGCATGTACGGGCTGGCGGAAGCGGTTAACTTGCTGTGCGAGAAAGAAGGGATTGCCGCGCGCTACGGTAAAGAAGCTGCCGCAAATGAAGTGGGTTATCGCATCAGCGCGCAACTGGCGGAGTTTGTCGCCAATACTCCCGTGAAATATGGCTGGCAAAAACGCGCCATGTTACACGCACAGTCGGGGATCAGTTCCGATATCGGCACCACGCCGGGGGCGCGCTTGCCGTATGGCGATGAACCCGATCCAATCACCCATCTGCAAACTGTCGCCCCGCATCATGCTTATTATTATTCCGGCATCAGCGACATTCTGACGCTCGACGAAACCATCAAACGTAATCCGCAGGCGCTGGTACAGCTTTGCCTCGGTGCCTTTAAAGCCGGAATGCGTGAATTTACCGCCAACGTCAGCGGTAACGATCTGGTTCGCGTTACCGGTTATATGGTGCGTTTGTCGGATCTGGAAAAATATCGCGCTGAAGGTTCACGTACCAACACCACCTGGCTGGGCGAAGAAGCTGCACGTAACACTCGTATTCTGGAACGCCAACCGCGCGTGATAAGCCATGAACAGCAGATGCGCTTTAGTCAGTAA
- the holD gene encoding DNA polymerase III subunit psi, whose translation MTSRRDWQLQQLGITQWSLRRPGALQGEIAIAIPAHVRLVMVANDLPALTDPLVSDVLRALTVSPDQVLQLTPDRIAMLPQGSRCNSWRLGTDEPLSLEGAQVASPALTELRANPTARAALWQQICTYEHDFFPRND comes from the coding sequence ATGACATCCCGACGAGACTGGCAGTTACAGCAGCTGGGCATTACCCAGTGGTCGCTGCGTCGCCCTGGCGCGTTGCAGGGGGAGATTGCCATTGCGATCCCGGCACACGTCCGTCTGGTGATGGTGGCAAACGATCTTCCCGCCCTGACCGATCCACTGGTGAGCGATGTTCTGCGTGCATTAACCGTCAGCCCCGATCAAGTGCTGCAACTGACGCCAGATAGGATCGCGATGCTGCCGCAAGGCAGTCGCTGCAACAGCTGGCGGTTGGGTACTGACGAACCGCTATCACTGGAAGGCGCTCAGGTGGCATCACCGGCGCTCACCGAATTACGGGCAAACCCAACGGCACGCGCCGCGTTATGGCAACAAATTTGCACATATGAACACGATTTCTTCCCTCGAAACGACTGA
- the yjjG gene encoding pyrimidine 5'-nucleotidase: MKWDWIFFDADETLFTFDSFTGLQRMFLDYSVTFTAEDFQDYQAVNKPLWVDYQNGAITSLQLQHGRFESWAERLNVEPGKLNDAFINAMAEICTPLPGAVSLLNAIRGNAKIGIITNGFSALQQVRLERTGLRDYFDLLVISEEVGVAKPNKKIFDYALEQAGNPDRSRVLMVGDTAESDILGGINAGLATCWLNAHNREQPEGIAPTWTVSSLHELEQLLCKH, from the coding sequence ATGAAGTGGGACTGGATTTTCTTTGATGCCGATGAAACGCTGTTTACTTTTGACTCGTTCACCGGCCTGCAGCGGATGTTTCTTGATTACAGCGTCACCTTTACCGCTGAAGATTTTCAGGACTATCAGGCCGTTAACAAGCCACTGTGGGTGGATTATCAAAACGGCGCGATCACTTCATTACAGCTTCAGCACGGGCGTTTTGAGAGCTGGGCCGAACGGCTGAACGTCGAGCCGGGTAAACTCAACGATGCCTTTATTAATGCGATGGCGGAAATCTGTACACCGCTGCCGGGCGCAGTTTCTTTACTTAACGCCATTCGCGGCAATGCCAAAATCGGCATCATCACCAACGGTTTTAGCGCCTTGCAGCAAGTGCGTCTGGAACGCACGGGCCTGCGTGATTACTTCGATTTGCTGGTGATTTCCGAAGAAGTTGGTGTTGCCAAACCGAATAAGAAAATTTTCGATTATGCGCTGGAACAGGCGGGCAATCCTGACCGTTCACGCGTGCTGATGGTTGGCGACACTGCCGAGTCCGATATTCTCGGTGGCATCAACGCCGGGCTTGCGACCTGCTGGCTGAATGCACACAATCGCGAGCAACCAGAAGGTATCGCGCCCACCTGGACCGTCTCTTCGTTGCACGAACTGGAGCAGCTCCTGTGTAAACACTGA
- a CDS encoding metal-dependent hydrolase — translation MICRFIDTHCHFDFPPFCGDEESSLQRAAQAGVGKIIVPATEAANFTRVLALAENYQPLYAALGLHPGRLEKHNDASLERLQQALERRPAKVVAVGEVGLDLFGDDPQFERQQWLLDEQLKLAKRYDLPVILHSRRTHDKLAMHLKRHDLPCTGVVHGFSGSLQQAERFVQLGYKIGVGGTITYPRASKTRDVIAKLPLASLLLETDAPDMPLNGFQGQPNRPEQAARVFAVLCELRPEPADEIAEVLLNNTYTLFNVCG, via the coding sequence TTGATTTGCCGTTTTATCGATACCCACTGCCATTTTGATTTTCCGCCGTTTTGTGGCGATGAAGAGTCCAGCCTGCAACGCGCGGCACAAGCGGGTGTAGGCAAGATCATTGTTCCGGCAACCGAGGCGGCAAATTTTACCCGTGTGTTGGCATTAGCGGAAAATTATCAACCGCTGTATGCCGCATTGGGCTTGCATCCTGGTAGGTTGGAAAAACATAACGATGCATCGCTGGAGCGGTTACAGCAGGCGCTGGAAAGGCGTCCGGCGAAGGTGGTGGCGGTGGGGGAGGTAGGCCTGGATCTCTTTGGCGACGATCCGCAATTTGAGAGGCAGCAGTGGTTGCTCGACGAACAACTGAAACTGGCGAAACGCTACGATCTGCCGGTGATCCTGCATTCACGGCGCACGCACGACAAACTGGCGATGCATCTTAAGCGTCACGATTTGCCGTGCACTGGCGTGGTTCACGGTTTTTCCGGCAGCTTGCAGCAGGCCGAACGGTTTGTACAGCTGGGCTACAAAATTGGCGTAGGCGGTACTATCACCTATCCACGCGCCAGTAAAACCCGCGATGTCATCGCAAAATTACCGCTGGCATCGTTGTTGCTGGAAACCGACGCGCCGGATATGCCGCTCAACGGTTTTCAGGGGCAGCCTAACCGCCCGGAGCAGGCTGCCCGTGTGTTTGCCGTGCTTTGCGAGTTACGCCCGGAACCCGCGGATGAGATTGCCGAAGTGTTGCTTAATAACACGTATACGTTGTTTAACGTATGTGGGTAG
- a CDS encoding patatin-like phospholipase family protein, which produces MGQRIPVTLGNIAPLSLRPFQPGRIALVCEGGGQRGIFTAGVLDEFMRAQFNPFDLYLGTSAGAQNLSAYICNQPGYARKVIMRYTTKREFFDPVRFVRGGNLIDLDWLVEATASQMPLQMDTAARLFESGKSFYMCACRQDDYAPNYFLPTKQNWLDVIRASSAIPGFYRSGVSLEGINYLDGGISDAIPVKEAARQGAKTLVVIRTVPSQMYYTPQWFKRMERWLGDSSLQPLVNLVQHHETSYRDIQQFIEKPPGKLRIFEIYPPKPLHSIALGSRIPALREDYKLGRLCGRYFLATVGKLLTEKAPLTRHLVPVVTPESIVIPPAPVANDTLVAEVSDAPQANDPTFNNEDLA; this is translated from the coding sequence GTGGGGCAGCGAATACCTGTAACGCTTGGTAATATTGCGCCGTTGTCGCTAAGGCCGTTCCAGCCTGGACGAATTGCGCTGGTGTGCGAAGGCGGCGGGCAGCGTGGAATTTTCACGGCTGGCGTGCTGGATGAGTTTATGCGCGCGCAGTTTAATCCTTTCGATCTTTATCTCGGCACATCTGCCGGGGCGCAGAACCTTTCGGCATATATCTGCAATCAGCCCGGTTACGCGCGCAAAGTCATCATGCGCTATACCACAAAACGCGAATTTTTCGATCCAGTGCGCTTTGTCCGTGGAGGAAATCTTATCGATCTCGACTGGCTGGTGGAGGCCACCGCAAGCCAGATGCCATTGCAAATGGACACCGCCGCGCGGCTGTTTGAGAGCGGTAAATCGTTTTATATGTGTGCCTGTCGTCAGGATGACTACGCGCCGAACTACTTTTTACCGACCAAACAAAACTGGCTGGATGTGATTCGCGCTTCCAGTGCGATACCTGGTTTTTATCGTAGCGGAGTGTCGCTGGAAGGCATTAACTACCTGGATGGTGGGATCAGTGATGCGATTCCGGTTAAAGAGGCGGCAAGGCAGGGAGCAAAAACGTTGGTCGTCATCCGCACCGTGCCGTCACAAATGTACTACACGCCGCAGTGGTTCAAACGCATGGAACGCTGGCTGGGTGACAGTAGCCTGCAGCCGCTGGTCAATCTGGTGCAGCATCATGAAACCAGCTATCGTGACATTCAGCAATTTATTGAGAAACCACCGGGGAAGCTGCGGATATTCGAAATTTATCCGCCGAAGCCATTACATAGTATCGCGCTTGGCAGTCGGATTCCGGCGCTGCGTGAAGACTATAAACTTGGGCGTTTATGCGGTCGTTATTTCCTCGCCACGGTTGGCAAGCTATTAACTGAAAAAGCGCCGCTTACCCGCCATTTGGTGCCAGTGGTGACGCCGGAATCGATAGTCATTCCGCCTGCGCCAGTCGCCAACGATACGCTGGTTGCCGAAGTGAGCGACGCTCCGCAGGCGAACGACCCGACATTTAACAATGAGGATCTGGCTTGA
- the deoC gene encoding deoxyribose-phosphate aldolase, with product MTDLKASSLRALKLMDLTTLNDDDTDEKVIALCHQAKTPVGNTAAICIYPRFIPIARKTLKEQGTPEIRIATVTNFPHGNDDIEIALAETRAAIAYGADEVDVVFPYRALMAGNEQVGFDLVKACKEACAAANVLLKVIIETGELKDEALIRKASEISIKAGADFIKTSTGKVAVNATPESARIMMEVIRDMGVEKTVGFKPAGGVRTAEDAQKYLAIADELFGADWADARHYRFGASSLLASLLKALGHGDGKSASSY from the coding sequence ATGACTGATTTGAAAGCAAGCAGCCTGCGTGCACTGAAATTGATGGACCTGACCACCCTGAATGACGACGACACCGACGAGAAAGTGATCGCCCTGTGTCATCAGGCCAAAACTCCGGTCGGCAATACCGCCGCTATCTGTATCTATCCTCGCTTTATCCCGATTGCTCGCAAGACGCTGAAAGAGCAGGGCACCCCGGAAATCCGTATTGCTACGGTAACTAACTTCCCACACGGTAACGATGACATTGAAATCGCGCTGGCAGAAACCCGTGCGGCAATCGCCTACGGTGCCGATGAAGTTGACGTGGTATTCCCGTACCGCGCGCTGATGGCGGGTAACGAGCAAGTTGGTTTTGACCTGGTGAAAGCCTGTAAAGAGGCTTGTGCAGCGGCGAACGTGTTGCTGAAAGTGATCATCGAAACCGGTGAACTGAAAGACGAAGCCCTGATCCGTAAAGCGTCTGAAATCTCCATCAAAGCGGGTGCCGACTTCATCAAAACCTCTACTGGTAAAGTCGCGGTGAATGCGACGCCAGAAAGCGCACGCATCATGATGGAAGTGATCCGCGACATGGGCGTAGAGAAAACCGTTGGTTTCAAACCGGCGGGCGGCGTGCGTACTGCGGAAGATGCGCAGAAATATCTCGCCATCGCAGATGAACTGTTCGGTGCTGACTGGGCAGATGCGCGTCACTATCGCTTTGGCGCTTCCAGCCTGCTGGCAAGCCTGCTGAAAGCTCTGGGCCACGGCGACGGTAAAAGCGCCAGCAGCTACTAA
- the deoA gene encoding thymidine phosphorylase has product MFLAQEIIRKKRDGHALSDEEIRFFINGIRDNTISEGQIAALAMTIFFHDMTMPERVSLTMAMRDSGTVLDWKSLHLNGPIVDKHSTGGVGDVTSLMLGPMVAACGGYIPMISGRGLGHTGGTLDKLESIPGFDIFPDDNRFREIIKDVGVAIIGQTSSLAPADKRFYATRDITATVDSIPLITASILAKKLAEGLDALVMDVKVGSGAFMPTYELSEALAEAIVGVANGAGVRTTALLTDMNQVLASSAGNAVEVREAVQFLTGEYRNPRLFDVTMALCVEMLISGKLAKDDAEARAKLQAVLDNGKAAEVFGRMVAAQKGPTDFVENYAKYLPTAMLTKAVYADTEGFVSEMDTRALGMAVVAMGGGRRQASDTIDYSVGFTDMARLGDQVDGQRPLAVIHAKDENSWQEAAKAVKAAIKLADKAPESTPTVYRRISE; this is encoded by the coding sequence TTGTTTCTCGCACAAGAAATTATTCGTAAAAAACGTGATGGTCATGCGCTGAGTGATGAAGAAATTCGTTTCTTTATCAACGGCATTCGCGACAACACTATCTCCGAAGGGCAGATTGCCGCCCTCGCGATGACCATTTTCTTCCACGATATGACAATGCCGGAGCGTGTCTCGCTGACCATGGCGATGCGAGATTCAGGAACCGTTCTCGACTGGAAAAGCCTGCATCTGAATGGCCCGATTGTTGATAAACATTCCACCGGTGGCGTCGGCGATGTCACTTCGCTGATGTTAGGGCCAATGGTCGCAGCCTGCGGCGGTTACATTCCGATGATCTCCGGTCGCGGCCTCGGTCATACTGGCGGCACGCTCGACAAACTGGAATCCATCCCTGGCTTCGACATCTTCCCGGATGACAACCGTTTCCGCGAAATCATTAAAGACGTCGGTGTGGCGATTATCGGTCAGACCAGCTCACTGGCTCCGGCGGATAAACGTTTCTACGCGACCCGCGATATTACCGCAACCGTGGATTCCATCCCGCTGATCACTGCTTCTATTCTGGCGAAGAAACTGGCGGAAGGTCTGGACGCGCTGGTGATGGACGTGAAAGTGGGTAGCGGCGCGTTTATGCCGACCTACGAACTCTCTGAAGCCCTTGCCGAAGCGATTGTTGGCGTGGCTAACGGCGCTGGCGTGCGCACCACCGCGCTGCTCACCGATATGAATCAGGTGCTGGCCTCCAGTGCAGGTAATGCGGTTGAAGTACGTGAAGCGGTGCAGTTCCTGACGGGTGAATACCGTAACCCGCGTCTGTTTGATGTCACGATGGCGCTGTGCGTGGAGATGCTTATCTCCGGCAAACTGGCCAAAGATGACGCCGAAGCGCGCGCGAAATTGCAGGCGGTGCTGGACAACGGTAAAGCCGCAGAAGTCTTCGGTCGTATGGTAGCGGCACAAAAAGGCCCGACCGACTTCGTTGAGAACTACGCGAAGTATCTGCCGACAGCGATGCTGACGAAAGCAGTCTATGCTGATACCGAAGGTTTTGTCAGTGAAATGGATACCCGTGCGCTGGGGATGGCAGTGGTTGCAATGGGCGGCGGTCGCCGTCAGGCATCTGACACTATCGATTACAGCGTCGGCTTTACTGATATGGCGCGTCTGGGCGACCAGGTAGACGGTCAGCGTCCGCTGGCGGTTATCCACGCGAAAGACGAAAACAGCTGGCAGGAAGCGGCGAAAGCGGTGAAAGCGGCAATTAAACTTGCCGATAAAGCACCGGAAAGCACACCAACTGTCTATCGTCGTATCAGTGAATAA
- the rimI gene encoding ribosomal protein S18-alanine N-acetyltransferase, translating into MNTISSLETTDLPAAFHIEQRAHAFPWSEKTFASNQGERYLNFQLTQNGKMAAFAITQVVLDEATLFNIAVDPDYQRQGLGRALLEHLIDELEKRGVATLWLEVRASNAAAIALYESLGFNEATIRRNYYPTTDGREDAIIMALPISM; encoded by the coding sequence ATGAACACGATTTCTTCCCTCGAAACGACTGATTTACCAGCGGCTTTCCACATTGAACAACGCGCCCACGCCTTTCCGTGGAGTGAAAAAACGTTTGCCAGCAATCAGGGCGAGCGTTATCTCAACTTTCAGTTAACGCAAAACGGCAAAATGGCGGCGTTTGCGATTACGCAAGTGGTGCTGGATGAAGCTACATTGTTCAATATTGCGGTCGATCCCGACTATCAGCGTCAGGGACTGGGAAGGGCGCTGCTGGAACATCTGATCGACGAACTGGAAAAACGCGGCGTGGCGACGCTATGGCTGGAAGTCCGCGCCTCTAACGCCGCCGCCATTGCCCTGTACGAAAGTTTAGGCTTTAACGAGGCGACGATTCGCCGCAATTACTACCCCACCACGGACGGTCGCGAAGACGCCATCATCATGGCGTTGCCAATCAGTATGTAA
- the prfC gene encoding peptide chain release factor 3: MTLSPYLQEVAKRRTFAIISHPDAGKTTITEKVLLFGQAIQTAGTVKGRGSNQHAKSDWMEMEKQRGISITTSVMQFPYKDCLVNLLDTPGHEDFSEDTYRTLTAVDCCLMVIDAAKGVEDRTRKLMEVTRLRDTPILTFMNKLDRDIRDPMELLDEVENELKIGCAPITWPIGCGKLFKGVYHLYKDETYLYQSGKGHTIQEVRIVKGLNNPDLDAAVGEDLAQQLRDELELVKGASNEFDKELFLAGEITPVFFGTALGNFGVDHMLDGLVEWAPAPMPRQTDTRTVEASEDKFTGFVFKIQANMDPKHRDRVAFMRVVSGKYEKGMKLRQVRTAKDVVISDALTFMAGDRSHVEEAYPGDILGLHNHGTIQIGDTFTQGEMMKFTGIPNFAPELFRRIRLKDPLKQKQLLKGLVQLSEEGAVQVFRPISNNDLIVGAVGVLQFDVVVSRLKSEYNVEAVYESVNVATARWVECADAKKFEEFKRKNESQLALDGGDNLAYIATSMVNLRLAQERYPDVQFHQTREH; this comes from the coding sequence ATGACGTTGTCTCCTTATTTGCAAGAGGTGGCGAAGCGCCGCACTTTTGCCATTATTTCTCACCCGGACGCCGGTAAAACCACCATCACCGAGAAGGTGCTGCTGTTCGGACAGGCTATTCAGACCGCCGGTACAGTAAAAGGCCGTGGTTCCAACCAGCACGCTAAGTCGGACTGGATGGAGATGGAAAAGCAGCGTGGGATCTCCATTACCACATCTGTGATGCAGTTCCCTTATAAGGACTGCCTGGTTAACCTGCTCGACACCCCGGGGCACGAAGACTTCTCGGAAGATACTTATCGTACCCTGACGGCGGTGGACTGCTGCCTGATGGTTATCGACGCCGCAAAAGGTGTTGAAGATCGTACCCGCAAGCTGATGGAAGTTACCCGTCTGCGCGACACGCCGATCCTCACCTTCATGAACAAACTTGACCGTGATATCCGCGACCCGATGGAACTGCTCGATGAAGTTGAGAACGAGCTGAAAATCGGCTGTGCGCCGATCACCTGGCCGATTGGCTGCGGCAAGCTGTTTAAAGGTGTTTACCATCTTTATAAAGATGAAACCTATCTCTATCAGAGCGGTAAAGGTCACACCATTCAGGAAGTCCGCATTGTTAAAGGGCTGAATAACCCGGATCTCGATGCTGCTGTCGGTGAAGATCTGGCACAGCAGCTGCGTGACGAACTGGAACTGGTGAAAGGCGCGTCTAACGAGTTCGACAAAGAGCTGTTCCTTGCAGGCGAAATTACCCCGGTATTCTTCGGTACTGCGCTGGGTAACTTCGGCGTCGATCATATGCTGGATGGCCTGGTGGAGTGGGCGCCTGCGCCGATGCCGCGTCAGACCGATACCCGTACCGTAGAAGCGAGCGAAGATAAATTTACCGGCTTCGTATTTAAAATTCAGGCCAACATGGACCCGAAACACCGTGACCGCGTGGCGTTTATGCGTGTGGTGTCCGGTAAATATGAAAAAGGCATGAAGCTGCGCCAGGTGCGCACTGCGAAAGATGTGGTGATCTCCGACGCGCTGACCTTTATGGCGGGCGACCGTTCGCACGTTGAAGAAGCGTATCCGGGCGACATCCTTGGTCTGCACAACCACGGCACTATTCAGATCGGCGACACCTTTACCCAGGGTGAGATGATGAAGTTCACCGGTATTCCGAACTTCGCACCAGAACTGTTCCGTCGCATCCGCCTGAAAGATCCGCTGAAGCAAAAACAGCTGCTCAAAGGGCTGGTACAGCTTTCCGAAGAGGGCGCGGTACAGGTGTTCCGTCCGATCTCCAACAACGATCTGATCGTTGGTGCGGTTGGTGTGCTGCAGTTTGATGTGGTGGTATCGCGCCTGAAGAGCGAATACAACGTCGAAGCGGTGTATGAGTCAGTCAACGTCGCCACCGCCCGCTGGGTAGAATGCGCGGACGCGAAGAAATTCGAAGAGTTCAAGCGTAAGAACGAAAGCCAACTGGCGCTGGATGGCGGCGACAATCTCGCTTACATCGCCACCAGCATGGTCAACCTGCGCCTGGCGCAGGAGCGTTACCCGGACGTTCAGTTCCACCAGACCCGCGAGCATTAA
- a CDS encoding YjjW family glycine radical enzyme activase, protein MNSRCALVSKIIPFSCVDGPGSRLALFLQGCNLRCKNCHNPWTMGRCNDCGECVPQCPHQALQIVDGKVVWNAVVCEQCDTCLKMCPQHATPMAQSMSVDEVLSHIRKAVLFIEGITVSGGEATTQLPFVVALFTAIKNDPQLRHLTCLVDSNGMLSETGWGKLLPVCDGAMLDLKAWGSACHQQLTGRDNQQIKRSIGLLADRGKLAELRLLVIPGQVDYLQHIDELAAFIKGLGDVPVRLNAFHAHGVYGEAQSWPSATPEDVEPLADALKVRGVSRLIFPALYL, encoded by the coding sequence ATGAACAGCAGATGCGCTTTAGTCAGTAAGATTATCCCCTTCTCCTGCGTTGACGGGCCAGGCAGTCGTCTGGCTCTGTTTTTGCAGGGCTGCAATCTGCGCTGCAAAAACTGTCACAATCCGTGGACGATGGGGCGCTGCAATGATTGCGGGGAGTGTGTACCACAGTGTCCGCATCAGGCGTTGCAGATTGTTGACGGCAAAGTGGTGTGGAACGCTGTGGTTTGCGAGCAATGTGATACCTGTCTGAAGATGTGCCCGCAACATGCCACGCCAATGGCGCAATCCATGAGCGTGGACGAGGTGCTTAGCCATATCCGCAAAGCGGTGCTGTTTATCGAAGGGATAACGGTGAGCGGCGGTGAAGCCACGACCCAGCTGCCGTTTGTGGTGGCGCTGTTTACTGCCATCAAAAACGATCCGCAACTGCGCCACCTCACCTGTCTGGTGGACAGTAATGGCATGTTGAGTGAAACCGGCTGGGGAAAATTGCTTCCGGTGTGCGACGGCGCAATGCTCGATCTCAAAGCGTGGGGGAGCGCGTGCCATCAACAGCTAACCGGACGCGATAATCAGCAGATTAAGCGCAGCATTGGTCTGCTTGCCGATCGCGGCAAGCTGGCGGAACTGCGTTTGCTAGTAATCCCAGGCCAAGTGGATTATTTGCAACACATCGATGAGCTGGCGGCGTTTATCAAGGGACTTGGCGATGTTCCGGTACGCCTGAACGCGTTTCATGCCCACGGCGTGTATGGCGAGGCGCAAAGCTGGCCGAGCGCCACACCGGAAGACGTTGAGCCGTTGGCTGATGCGTTAAAGGTGCGCGGGGTGAGCCGGTTAATATTTCCGGCCCTGTATTTGTGA
- the osmY gene encoding molecular chaperone OsmY, with protein MTMTRLKISKTLLAVMLTSAVATGSAYAENNAQTTNESAGQKVDSSMNKVGNFMDDSAITAKVKAALVDHDNIKSTDISVKTDQKVVTLSGFVESQAQAEEAVKVAKGVEGVTSVSDKLHVRDAKEGSVKGYAGDTATTSEIKAKLLADDIVPSRHVKVETTDGVVQLSGTVDSQAQSDRAESIAKAVDGVKSVKNDLKTK; from the coding sequence ATGACTATGACAAGACTGAAGATTTCGAAAACTCTGCTGGCTGTAATGTTGACCTCTGCCGTCGCGACCGGCTCTGCCTACGCGGAAAACAACGCGCAGACTACCAATGAAAGCGCAGGGCAAAAAGTCGATAGCTCTATGAATAAAGTCGGTAATTTCATGGATGACAGCGCCATCACCGCGAAAGTGAAGGCGGCCCTGGTGGATCATGACAACATCAAGAGCACTGATATCTCTGTCAAAACCGATCAAAAAGTTGTGACCCTGAGCGGTTTCGTTGAAAGCCAGGCCCAGGCTGAAGAGGCTGTGAAAGTGGCGAAAGGCGTTGAAGGCGTGACCTCTGTCAGCGACAAACTGCACGTTCGTGACGCTAAAGAAGGCTCTGTGAAGGGCTATGCGGGTGACACCGCCACCACCAGTGAAATCAAAGCCAAACTGCTGGCGGATGACATTGTCCCTTCCCGTCATGTGAAAGTTGAAACCACCGACGGCGTGGTTCAGCTCTCCGGTACCGTCGATTCCCAGGCACAAAGCGACCGTGCTGAAAGTATCGCCAAAGCGGTAGATGGTGTGAAAAGCGTTAAAAATGATCTGAAAACTAAGTAA